A DNA window from Rhizobium jaguaris contains the following coding sequences:
- a CDS encoding RidA family protein: MKKTFNPPAVRRPFGNYNHGLLVPPGASLLVTSGQLGIALDDNIPSDITSQAELCFEAIKSILEEAGMSFADVIRISGFVTKREDFPAYMAVRDRYTLEPKPVSTLIIVGGFTRPEFLVEVEVTAAKVV, translated from the coding sequence ATGAAGAAGACCTTTAATCCCCCTGCTGTTCGCCGCCCTTTCGGCAACTACAATCACGGCTTGCTGGTGCCGCCGGGCGCCAGCCTGCTGGTCACCTCCGGCCAACTCGGCATCGCGCTTGACGACAACATTCCATCTGACATCACGAGCCAGGCCGAACTCTGCTTCGAGGCGATCAAGTCGATCCTCGAGGAGGCGGGCATGAGCTTCGCCGACGTCATTCGTATCTCCGGTTTCGTCACCAAGCGCGAAGATTTTCCAGCCTATATGGCCGTGCGTGACCGCTATACGCTTGAGCCAAAACCGGTCTCCACCCTGATCATCGTCGGTGGGTTTACGCGACCGGAATTTCTGGTAGAGGTCGAGGTGACGGCGGCGAAGGTGGTGTGA
- a CDS encoding alpha/beta hydrolase yields the protein MTDTIYVHRVKPGAPGKPILFTFHGTGGDENQFFDFASRLLPEATIVSPRGDVSEYGAARFFRRTGEGVYDMADLARATEKMATYVRSLAVDHGASQVLGLGFSNGANILANVLIEHGDLFNAAVLMHPLIPFQPRDNAKLNGSRVLITAGERDPISPAPVTKALADYFTRQKAEVTLDWHSGGHDIRPNEIEAIHSFFAPYA from the coding sequence ATGACGGATACGATCTATGTGCACCGGGTGAAGCCCGGTGCACCCGGCAAGCCTATTCTTTTTACCTTCCACGGTACGGGCGGTGACGAGAACCAGTTCTTCGATTTCGCCAGCCGTCTGCTGCCGGAAGCGACGATCGTCTCGCCGCGTGGCGACGTTTCGGAATATGGCGCGGCGCGGTTCTTCCGGCGCACGGGCGAGGGCGTCTACGACATGGCCGACCTTGCCCGGGCAACCGAGAAAATGGCCACCTATGTCAGGAGCCTGGCCGTCGACCACGGCGCCTCACAGGTGCTTGGTCTCGGCTTTTCCAATGGCGCGAATATTCTCGCCAACGTGCTCATCGAGCATGGCGATCTCTTCAACGCGGCCGTGCTGATGCATCCGCTGATCCCGTTCCAGCCGCGCGACAACGCCAAGCTTAACGGCAGCCGGGTGTTGATCACTGCCGGCGAACGCGACCCGATCTCGCCGGCGCCGGTGACCAAGGCGCTGGCGGATTATTTCACGCGGCAGAAGGCCGAGGTGACGCTCGACTGGCATTCGGGCGGTCACGATATCCGCCCGAATGAGATCGAAGCGATCCACAGCTTCTTCGCGCCCTACGCGTAG
- a CDS encoding FAD-binding oxidoreductase: MPDYQLIKKELEGIAVEDNPALVRQKSRDFYWYSPILKAQLDNVTADLVVTPKTEEEVIRTLKVAYAHDVPVTPRGAGTGNYGQAMPLSGGIVLNLAAMNKVKEIHPGRVICEPGIVIAELDRQTKAHSGQELRFHPSTAQTATIGGFIAGGSGGVGSITWGGLRDIGNILRLRVVTMEAKPRVLDLTGWDLTKVSHAYGTNGIITEIEMPLAPAYDWVDVLVGYDNFMDAVRFSDALAKCNGILVKEIAPIAAPIPYEYFARHKPYIRQGQSIVALMIAPHSMDPFLAFTSQQKGEITFRSDKVESMKGIPHAYELAWNHTTLRAIKVDPTITYLQVQYPGPDHVAKVQKMVEIFGDEVPGHLEFIKFDGQIQCSGLPLVRYTSEARLEEIIRIHQDHGCPIFNPHRYTLEEGGMKQTDTVQLAFKKETDPKGLLNPGKMIAWDNPNFDFKAGQNYLFPGLAALMEAS; this comes from the coding sequence ATGCCGGATTATCAGCTCATCAAGAAAGAACTCGAAGGCATCGCCGTCGAAGACAATCCGGCGCTGGTGCGCCAGAAGAGCCGTGATTTCTACTGGTATTCGCCGATCCTGAAGGCACAGCTCGACAATGTCACCGCCGACCTCGTCGTGACGCCGAAGACCGAGGAAGAGGTGATCCGCACGCTGAAGGTGGCCTATGCCCATGATGTGCCGGTCACTCCGCGCGGCGCCGGTACTGGCAACTACGGTCAGGCCATGCCGCTTTCGGGCGGCATTGTGCTGAACCTCGCAGCCATGAACAAGGTCAAGGAAATTCATCCCGGCCGCGTCATCTGCGAGCCGGGCATTGTCATCGCCGAGCTCGACCGCCAGACCAAGGCGCATTCCGGCCAGGAGCTGCGCTTTCATCCCTCCACCGCGCAGACGGCGACCATCGGCGGCTTCATCGCCGGCGGCTCCGGCGGCGTCGGCTCGATCACCTGGGGCGGGTTGCGCGATATAGGCAATATCCTGCGCCTGCGCGTCGTCACCATGGAGGCCAAGCCGCGCGTGCTCGACCTCACCGGCTGGGACCTGACCAAGGTCAGCCATGCCTACGGCACCAATGGCATCATCACCGAGATCGAAATGCCTCTCGCCCCGGCCTACGACTGGGTGGATGTGCTGGTCGGCTATGATAATTTCATGGACGCCGTGCGCTTTTCGGATGCGCTCGCCAAATGCAACGGCATCCTGGTCAAGGAGATCGCGCCGATAGCGGCCCCCATCCCTTACGAATATTTCGCCCGCCACAAGCCCTATATCCGTCAGGGCCAATCGATCGTGGCCCTGATGATCGCTCCGCATTCCATGGACCCGTTCCTGGCCTTCACCAGCCAGCAGAAGGGCGAGATCACCTTCCGCTCCGATAAGGTCGAGAGCATGAAAGGCATTCCGCATGCCTATGAACTCGCCTGGAATCACACGACGCTGCGCGCCATCAAGGTCGACCCGACCATCACCTATCTGCAGGTGCAGTATCCGGGTCCGGATCACGTCGCAAAAGTACAGAAGATGGTCGAGATCTTTGGCGACGAGGTGCCCGGCCATCTCGAATTCATCAAGTTCGACGGCCAGATCCAATGCTCCGGCCTGCCGCTTGTGCGCTACACATCGGAGGCGCGGCTGGAGGAGATCATCCGTATCCATCAGGATCACGGCTGCCCGATCTTCAATCCGCATCGCTATACGCTGGAAGAAGGCGGCATGAAGCAGACGGATACCGTCCAGCTCGCCTTCAAGAAAGAGACGGACCCGAAGGGCCTGCTTAACCCCGGCAAGATGATCGCCTGGGACAATCCCAACTTCGATTTCAAGGCCGGCCAGAACTATCTCTTCCCCGGTCTTGCGGCGCTGATGGAGGCCTCGTGA
- the ung gene encoding uracil-DNA glycosylase has translation MAEAGIKLEESWKEALSEEFVSPYMQQLKSFLVEEKQRGKVIFPRGSEYFRALNLTPLDEVQVVILGQDPYHGIGQAHGLCFSVRPGVRIPPSLVNIYKELETDLGISPARHGFLESWAKQGVLLLNSVLTVEESQAASHQGKGWERFTDAVIRRVNDECDGVVFMLWGSYAQKKAAFVDTERHLVLKAAHPSPLSAHNGFLGCRHFSKANVYLAEHGKDPIDWALPSDPGRQ, from the coding sequence ATGGCGGAAGCAGGCATCAAGCTGGAAGAGAGCTGGAAAGAGGCGCTGTCAGAGGAATTCGTCAGCCCCTATATGCAGCAGCTTAAATCCTTTCTTGTCGAAGAGAAGCAGCGCGGCAAGGTGATCTTTCCGCGCGGCAGCGAATATTTCCGGGCCTTGAACCTGACACCGCTCGATGAAGTGCAGGTCGTAATCCTCGGGCAGGACCCCTATCACGGCATCGGCCAGGCGCATGGGCTGTGCTTCAGCGTTCGCCCCGGCGTGCGCATCCCGCCGTCGCTGGTCAATATCTACAAGGAACTGGAAACCGATCTCGGCATTTCGCCGGCTCGTCACGGCTTTCTCGAGAGCTGGGCGAAGCAGGGTGTGCTTTTGCTCAACAGCGTGCTGACGGTCGAGGAATCGCAGGCGGCCTCGCATCAGGGCAAGGGCTGGGAACGCTTCACCGATGCCGTCATCCGCCGGGTCAACGACGAATGCGACGGCGTGGTCTTCATGCTGTGGGGCTCCTACGCGCAGAAGAAAGCCGCTTTCGTCGATACTGAGCGGCATCTCGTGCTGAAAGCCGCACACCCGTCGCCGCTTTCAGCCCATAACGGTTTCCTCGGCTGTCGGCATTTCTCCAAGGCGAATGTCTATCTGGCCGAGCACGGCAAGGATCCGATCGACTGGGCTTTGCCGAGTGATCCCGGTCGTCAGTAA
- a CDS encoding VOC family protein: MLNQIKGLHHVTSMAEDARTNNKFFTNTLGLRRVKKTVNFDAPDVYHLYYGDEIGTPGTIMTYFPFPKMARGRPGTGEVGNTVFAIPEGAIGYWTERLGNQGVEALKADESFGQKRLHFAGPDGDGFALVEVKDDHREPWTHGGVDAEHAIRGFHSVAMRLRDDGATGELLKYMGYEVVDTHEGVKRLAIPGGNGADFVDLESMPNIGRALPGAGSVHHVAFAVENRAKQLEVRKALMDTGYQVTPVIDRDYFWAIYFRTPGGVLFEVATNEPGFNRDEDTAHLGEALKLPEQHAHLRALLEQHLEPLDA, encoded by the coding sequence ATGCTCAATCAGATCAAGGGTCTTCACCACGTTACGTCGATGGCGGAAGACGCCCGCACCAACAACAAGTTCTTCACGAATACGCTCGGCCTGCGCCGGGTAAAGAAGACCGTCAATTTCGATGCGCCCGATGTCTATCACCTCTACTATGGTGACGAGATCGGCACGCCGGGCACGATCATGACCTATTTTCCGTTCCCGAAGATGGCACGCGGCCGTCCGGGCACCGGCGAAGTCGGCAATACCGTTTTCGCCATTCCGGAAGGCGCGATCGGCTATTGGACCGAGCGGCTCGGCAATCAGGGCGTCGAAGCTCTCAAGGCCGATGAATCCTTCGGCCAGAAGCGCCTGCATTTCGCAGGCCCGGATGGTGACGGTTTCGCGCTTGTCGAGGTTAAGGACGATCATCGTGAACCCTGGACGCATGGCGGCGTCGATGCCGAACATGCCATCAGAGGCTTTCATTCCGTCGCCATGCGGCTGCGGGACGATGGCGCCACGGGCGAATTGCTGAAGTATATGGGCTATGAAGTGGTCGATACGCATGAAGGCGTCAAGCGGCTGGCTATTCCCGGCGGCAACGGTGCCGATTTCGTTGACCTGGAATCCATGCCGAATATCGGCCGTGCGCTTCCCGGCGCGGGCTCCGTCCACCATGTCGCCTTTGCTGTCGAGAACCGCGCAAAGCAGCTCGAGGTGCGCAAGGCGCTGATGGATACGGGATACCAGGTCACGCCGGTCATCGACCGTGATTACTTCTGGGCGATCTATTTCCGCACGCCTGGCGGCGTGCTGTTCGAAGTCGCCACCAACGAGCCTGGATTCAACCGTGACGAGGATACGGCCCATCTCGGCGAGGCGCTGAAGCTGCCGGAACAGCATGCTCATCTGCGAGCGCTGCTCGAGCAGCATCTCGAACCGCTGGACGCTTAA
- a CDS encoding cytosine deaminase, translated as MSYSFMSPPNAARFVLSNATVPAVTLAGFTGSASEGLMKADIVVADGLIKDILPAGSAPAEFAKADMRDGMVWPTFADMHTHIDKGHIWERRANPDGSFMGALDAVRADREANWSADDVRKRMEFSLRSAYVHGTSLIRTHLDSLAPQHRISFEVFSAVREAWKDKIALQAVALFPLDAMTEDAFFTDLLMVIRDAGGLIGGVTQMNPDIDRQLDKLIRAAADNGLDIDLHVDETEDKQVLTLRAIAEAVLRNGFTGKVTAGHCCSLARQDEDVAVATIDLVAKAGISVVSLPMCNMYLQDRHTGRTPRWRGVTLLHELAAAGVPTAVASDNIRDPFYAYGDLDPVEVFREAVRILHLDHPLDTAARVITTSPSAIVGRPDIGRIAVGGLADLVLFSARRWSEFLSRPQSDRVVLRKGKVIDRSLPDYRELDTVIGA; from the coding sequence ATGTCCTACTCCTTCATGTCCCCGCCGAACGCGGCGCGCTTCGTGCTGAGCAACGCCACCGTCCCCGCCGTGACGCTTGCCGGCTTCACCGGCTCGGCAAGTGAGGGCCTTATGAAAGCCGACATCGTCGTTGCGGATGGTCTCATCAAGGACATCCTGCCGGCCGGCAGTGCGCCGGCGGAATTCGCCAAGGCGGACATGAGGGACGGCATGGTCTGGCCGACCTTCGCCGACATGCACACCCATATCGACAAGGGCCATATCTGGGAGCGCCGCGCCAATCCGGACGGCAGTTTCATGGGCGCTCTCGACGCCGTGCGTGCCGATCGCGAGGCCAATTGGTCGGCTGACGATGTCAGGAAGCGGATGGAATTTTCGCTGCGCTCAGCCTACGTCCACGGCACCAGCCTGATCCGCACCCATCTCGATTCGCTGGCGCCGCAGCACCGCATTTCTTTCGAGGTGTTCTCGGCGGTGCGCGAAGCCTGGAAAGACAAGATCGCGCTGCAGGCCGTCGCCCTCTTCCCGCTCGATGCCATGACCGAGGACGCCTTCTTCACCGACCTCCTCATGGTGATCCGCGATGCCGGCGGCCTGATCGGTGGCGTCACGCAGATGAACCCCGATATCGACCGCCAGCTCGACAAGCTGATCCGCGCCGCCGCGGACAACGGCCTGGACATCGACTTGCACGTCGACGAAACGGAAGACAAACAGGTTCTGACGCTTAGGGCGATTGCCGAGGCGGTGCTGCGCAACGGCTTCACCGGCAAGGTCACCGCGGGCCATTGCTGCTCTCTTGCGCGTCAGGACGAGGATGTTGCTGTCGCCACCATCGATCTCGTCGCCAAGGCGGGGATTTCGGTGGTCTCGCTGCCGATGTGCAATATGTATCTGCAGGACCGGCATACGGGCCGTACACCGCGCTGGCGTGGCGTCACCCTTCTGCACGAGCTGGCGGCCGCCGGCGTGCCAACTGCGGTTGCCTCCGACAATATCCGCGATCCCTTCTACGCCTATGGCGATCTCGATCCCGTCGAGGTCTTCCGCGAGGCTGTCCGCATCCTGCATCTCGACCATCCGCTGGATACCGCCGCCCGGGTGATCACCACGTCTCCTTCAGCCATTGTTGGCCGCCCCGATATTGGCCGTATCGCCGTGGGCGGCCTCGCCGATCTCGTCCTCTTCAGCGCCAGGCGCTGGAGCGAATTCCTCTCCCGTCCGCAGTCCGACCGTGTCGTCCTTCGCAAAGGCAAAGTGATTGACCGTAGCCTGCCGGATTACCGCGAACTCGATACCGTTATTGGAGCGTGA
- a CDS encoding ABC transporter permease, with protein sequence MSDSTSLHVSLSTEAANVPSEPAVRTGNAERSLGILVPLLTVAILIVLWQLLVVGANIPQYILPSPLAVAKSLVSDWGILSPALWVTTEITFISLALALIGGVGFAIFLVQSRWIELAFYPLAVILQVTPIVAIAPLILIYAPTRESALLICGFLVAFFPILSNMVQGLKSVDHNLLNLFDLYGASRWQTLLHLKLPAAQPYFMTGLRIGGGLSLIASVVAEFAAGSGGPNSGLAFRLLEAQYRQNMPRLFAALLLLSALGVAIFALTSFISWLSLHRWHESSLKREN encoded by the coding sequence ATGAGCGACAGCACCAGCCTACACGTCAGCCTCTCGACAGAAGCGGCCAATGTGCCATCCGAACCCGCCGTCCGGACTGGAAATGCCGAACGCTCGCTCGGCATTCTGGTACCGCTGCTGACCGTCGCCATCCTGATCGTCCTTTGGCAACTTCTCGTCGTCGGCGCCAACATTCCGCAATATATTCTGCCCAGTCCGCTCGCCGTCGCGAAATCGCTCGTGTCGGACTGGGGCATCCTCTCGCCGGCGCTCTGGGTGACGACCGAGATCACCTTCATCTCGCTGGCGCTGGCGCTGATCGGCGGCGTCGGCTTTGCGATTTTCCTCGTGCAGTCGCGCTGGATCGAACTCGCCTTCTATCCGCTCGCCGTCATCCTGCAGGTGACACCGATCGTGGCGATCGCGCCGTTGATCCTGATCTACGCTCCGACCCGCGAATCAGCTCTGCTGATCTGCGGTTTCCTCGTCGCCTTCTTCCCGATCCTCTCCAATATGGTGCAGGGGCTGAAGAGCGTCGACCACAACCTTCTGAACCTCTTCGATCTCTACGGCGCCTCGCGCTGGCAGACGCTGTTGCATCTGAAGCTGCCGGCAGCCCAGCCCTATTTCATGACAGGCCTCAGGATCGGCGGCGGCCTGTCGCTGATCGCCTCAGTGGTCGCTGAATTCGCCGCGGGTTCTGGCGGCCCCAACTCCGGCCTTGCCTTCCGGCTGCTGGAAGCGCAATACCGCCAGAACATGCCGCGCCTGTTTGCCGCCCTGCTGCTGCTTTCGGCGCTCGGCGTCGCCATCTTCGCCCTCACTTCCTTCATCTCATGGCTGAGCCTGCATCGCTGGCACGAAAGCAGCCTCAAGCGGGAGAACTGA
- a CDS encoding NAD(P)H-dependent oxidoreductase produces the protein MRVLVLHSHPVEESFGAALHRQTIESLKAAGHEVDDCNLYAEGFDPVLSRHDRMIYHDYPENTEAVKTYVERLQRAEALVIVTPVWNFGFPAILKGYFDRVWLPGVTFELVNGKVTSKLRHIRKLGAVMTYGADPFRAFIVGNPPKKIIKRMLRAMIKPFAPVVFLAHYDMNRSTDETRKRFLERVKREMERF, from the coding sequence GTGAGGGTTCTCGTCCTCCATTCGCATCCCGTCGAGGAAAGTTTTGGCGCGGCCCTGCACCGACAGACGATCGAGAGCCTGAAGGCGGCCGGCCACGAGGTGGACGACTGCAATCTCTACGCCGAGGGCTTCGACCCTGTGCTCTCTCGTCATGATCGAATGATCTATCACGATTATCCCGAGAATACCGAGGCGGTGAAAACCTATGTCGAGCGGCTCCAGCGGGCCGAAGCCTTGGTTATTGTCACGCCGGTCTGGAATTTCGGCTTTCCGGCGATCCTGAAAGGCTATTTCGACCGCGTCTGGCTGCCGGGCGTCACTTTCGAGCTGGTGAACGGCAAGGTGACGTCGAAGCTGCGGCATATCCGCAAGCTCGGCGCCGTGATGACCTACGGCGCCGATCCCTTCCGCGCCTTCATCGTCGGCAATCCGCCGAAGAAAATCATCAAGCGCATGCTCCGCGCCATGATCAAACCTTTTGCCCCGGTGGTCTTCCTCGCCCATTACGACATGAACCGCTCGACGGACGAGACGAGAAAGCGGTTCCTAGAGAGGGTGAAGCGGGAGATGGAGCGGTTCTGA
- a CDS encoding type II toxin-antitoxin system VapC family toxin, with protein MYLIDTNIISEARRGSAEATAWLRTADPSTVYLSVITLGEVMRGIALKRKSDPRTAGHLEEWLRKLRHDHSGRILPITDQIAVEWGRIAALRPRGDADGLIAATAIVHDLIVVTRNVSDFDDTGVPVIDPWDQESY; from the coding sequence ATGTATCTGATCGATACCAACATCATTTCCGAAGCGCGTCGCGGCAGCGCGGAAGCAACAGCCTGGTTACGCACGGCCGATCCGTCGACCGTTTATCTCAGCGTCATCACGCTCGGCGAAGTCATGCGCGGGATCGCCCTGAAGCGAAAGTCCGATCCGCGAACCGCAGGACATCTGGAGGAATGGCTGCGTAAGCTTCGCCATGATCATAGCGGCCGTATCCTGCCCATCACAGACCAAATCGCCGTCGAATGGGGACGTATCGCGGCGCTGCGTCCACGCGGCGATGCCGACGGGCTGATCGCAGCCACTGCAATCGTCCATGACCTGATTGTCGTTACACGCAATGTCAGCGATTTTGATGATACCGGCGTACCGGTGATCGATCCTTGGGATCAAGAATCTTACTGA
- a CDS encoding ABC transporter ATP-binding protein, with translation MTIPNATAAPTTEARKRPLVVMEQVSKVFSNGTLALSGMSINVESGEFISLLGPSGCGKSTALRIIAGLGGASSGTIDWPSSRINSGGLPEGDIGFVFQEPTLLPWKTVFGNVHLPIKLRGVSKVAAYDQIMGTLATVGLQDFADAYPRELSGGMKMRVSIARALVTKPKLLLMDEPFAALDEITRQKLNDDVLRLWKNTGITVIFVTHSVYESAYLSNRIVVMKARPGRVHADFPLDTSGERDLLYRSSEEYRQVCEKVSRSLIEAIGWPEAH, from the coding sequence ATGACCATACCCAATGCAACCGCTGCCCCCACGACAGAAGCACGCAAGCGGCCGCTGGTCGTGATGGAACAGGTCTCCAAAGTCTTCTCCAACGGCACGCTGGCGCTCTCCGGCATGTCGATCAACGTTGAAAGCGGCGAGTTCATCAGCCTGCTCGGCCCCTCCGGCTGCGGCAAGTCGACGGCGCTGCGCATCATCGCCGGCCTCGGTGGCGCCTCCAGCGGCACCATCGACTGGCCGAGTTCACGCATCAATTCCGGGGGCCTGCCGGAAGGCGATATCGGTTTCGTCTTCCAGGAGCCGACACTGCTGCCGTGGAAGACCGTCTTCGGCAATGTCCATCTGCCTATAAAACTGCGCGGCGTTTCCAAAGTCGCGGCCTACGACCAGATCATGGGAACATTGGCGACCGTCGGTCTGCAGGATTTCGCCGACGCCTATCCGCGCGAATTGTCCGGCGGCATGAAGATGCGCGTCTCCATCGCCCGTGCGCTGGTCACCAAGCCGAAGCTGCTGCTGATGGACGAGCCCTTTGCGGCGCTCGACGAGATCACCCGTCAGAAGCTCAACGACGATGTGCTGCGGCTATGGAAGAACACCGGCATCACGGTGATCTTCGTCACCCATTCCGTCTACGAGTCCGCCTATCTCTCAAACCGCATCGTCGTGATGAAAGCGCGCCCCGGCCGTGTCCACGCCGATTTTCCACTGGACACCAGCGGCGAACGCGACCTCCTTTACCGGTCTTCCGAAGAATACCGGCAGGTTTGTGAGAAGGTGTCCCGTTCCCTGATCGAGGCCATTGGTTGGCCGGAGGCGCATTGA
- a CDS encoding DMT family transporter, giving the protein MTLAEQQQYRLGVVYVACSALAWSSSGLFVRSIHADLMTILFCRGIVSGLGVFALFFYLERGRGWRILRTMRWPSLAATVFSTASMISGIGSIYYTSVADAMVIYATVPFVTAGVAYVFIRERPSMATLVASAVALLGVIVMLSGEAGGSGGWLGKVLAGVMTLTVAGLAVVMRQHRNVPMLPAMALSAWLCSFITFWFASPMMVSGHDLGLIIAFGIIQNAMGLSLYTFGSRLIPAADATLLTSLEVPLTPLWVWMFLAERPSQATLIGGPIVLAALFGHILLEVRRNRAVEPAQVL; this is encoded by the coding sequence GTGACGCTGGCGGAGCAGCAGCAATATCGGCTGGGCGTAGTCTATGTAGCGTGTTCAGCCCTGGCTTGGTCGAGCTCCGGCCTGTTCGTACGCTCGATCCATGCGGATTTGATGACCATCCTCTTTTGCCGCGGCATCGTCTCGGGCCTCGGTGTCTTTGCGCTGTTCTTCTATCTTGAGCGCGGCAGGGGCTGGCGCATTCTTCGCACCATGCGTTGGCCGTCGCTGGCTGCGACGGTGTTTTCCACCGCGTCCATGATCAGCGGCATTGGCTCGATCTATTATACCTCCGTCGCCGATGCCATGGTGATCTATGCAACCGTGCCTTTCGTCACCGCGGGTGTTGCCTATGTCTTCATCAGGGAGCGCCCAAGCATGGCGACGCTGGTCGCCAGCGCCGTCGCGCTCCTCGGCGTAATCGTCATGCTCTCCGGAGAGGCGGGCGGCAGCGGTGGCTGGCTCGGCAAGGTCCTGGCCGGCGTCATGACGCTGACAGTCGCCGGTCTTGCCGTCGTCATGCGCCAGCACCGGAATGTGCCGATGCTGCCGGCGATGGCCTTGTCCGCCTGGCTCTGCTCCTTCATCACCTTCTGGTTCGCTTCGCCGATGATGGTGTCGGGACATGATCTCGGTCTGATCATCGCCTTCGGCATTATTCAGAACGCTATGGGTCTCAGCCTTTATACCTTCGGTTCACGGCTGATACCGGCTGCCGATGCCACCTTGTTGACCTCGCTCGAAGTGCCGCTGACGCCGTTGTGGGTCTGGATGTTCCTAGCAGAGCGTCCGTCGCAGGCGACGTTGATCGGCGGCCCGATCGTGCTCGCCGCGCTCTTCGGCCATATTCTGCTGGAAGTGCGGCGAAACCGGGCGGTGGAGCCGGCGCAAGTGCTCTGA
- a CDS encoding ABC transporter substrate-binding protein, whose product MSNALKTKAFLAVMSLVAAVAAAQPANALDKVTYGTNWLAEAEHGGFYQAIADGTYKKYGLDVEIVQGGPNAANQALLISGKIDFYMGSPQQEIDAVKQGIPIVDVAAIFQKDPQVLIAHPDAGVDKFEDLAKLPTIFLGKDGYVTFFEWMKANFPGFKDEQYKPYNFSPAPFLADKQSAQQGYLTSEPYEIQKQTGWEPKVFLLADSGYSPYSTMITTQTSLVQKNPDLVQRFVSASIEGWYNYLYGDNKAANELIKKDNPDMTDGQIAYSIAKMKEYGIVESGDGLDKGIGCITDAHYKKFFDEMVQIKVFTADTDYKKAFDPQFACKGVGMSLKK is encoded by the coding sequence ATGTCCAATGCATTGAAGACCAAAGCATTTCTCGCCGTCATGAGCCTCGTGGCCGCTGTCGCCGCGGCACAGCCGGCGAACGCCCTCGACAAGGTGACCTATGGGACCAACTGGCTGGCGGAGGCAGAACATGGCGGCTTCTACCAGGCGATTGCCGATGGCACCTACAAAAAATACGGCCTGGATGTCGAAATTGTCCAGGGTGGCCCCAATGCTGCCAACCAGGCGCTGCTGATTTCCGGCAAGATCGATTTCTACATGGGTAGCCCACAACAGGAAATCGATGCCGTCAAACAGGGCATCCCGATCGTCGACGTTGCCGCCATCTTCCAGAAGGACCCACAGGTGCTGATCGCCCATCCGGACGCCGGCGTCGACAAATTCGAGGATCTCGCCAAGCTGCCGACGATCTTCCTTGGCAAGGACGGCTACGTCACGTTCTTCGAATGGATGAAGGCCAATTTCCCCGGCTTCAAGGACGAACAATACAAGCCCTATAATTTCAGCCCGGCGCCGTTCCTCGCCGACAAGCAGTCGGCGCAGCAGGGTTATCTGACCTCCGAACCCTATGAAATCCAGAAGCAGACCGGCTGGGAACCGAAGGTCTTCCTGCTCGCCGACAGCGGCTATTCGCCCTATTCGACGATGATCACCACGCAGACGTCGCTCGTTCAGAAGAACCCAGACCTCGTGCAGCGTTTCGTCAGCGCCTCGATCGAGGGCTGGTACAACTATCTCTACGGCGACAACAAGGCGGCCAACGAGCTGATCAAGAAGGACAATCCGGATATGACGGACGGCCAGATCGCCTATTCCATTGCCAAGATGAAGGAATACGGCATTGTCGAATCCGGCGACGGGCTGGACAAGGGCATCGGCTGCATCACCGACGCGCACTACAAGAAATTCTTCGACGAAATGGTGCAGATCAAGGTGTTTACCGCCGATACGGATTACAAGAAAGCCTTTGACCCGCAGTTCGCCTGCAAGGGCGTCGGCATGTCGCTGAAGAAGTGA
- a CDS encoding type II toxin-antitoxin system Phd/YefM family antitoxin gives MDWPLQDAKNQFSKVVQKARSEGPQTVTLRGERAVVVLSAEDYDALRANRPSLVDDLLSGSAWDDEFADAVTTRDKAPSRDVAF, from the coding sequence ATGGATTGGCCGTTACAGGATGCCAAAAATCAATTCTCGAAAGTCGTGCAGAAGGCACGCAGCGAAGGTCCGCAAACGGTGACGTTGCGCGGCGAGCGCGCGGTCGTTGTTCTCTCCGCTGAGGACTACGACGCCCTGCGGGCCAACAGGCCCAGCCTGGTCGATGATCTGCTATCAGGATCTGCCTGGGACGATGAATTCGCCGACGCGGTGACAACGCGAGACAAGGCGCCAAGCCGGGATGTCGCCTTCTGA